Within Campylobacteraceae bacterium, the genomic segment GATCTTTTAAACAAGTAGCAGTTGATCAAAGCAGTGAAGAAAAAAGAGTTTTTAATTTAAAAGAATACATGGATGAAATTTTGCAAAGCATACATTCAGTTACTAAAAAAGCAGATATTCAAATAGATGTACTGTGTGAAAAAGATATTGTTATCAACTCTTATGCCGGTGAGTATTCACAAATTATGACAAATTTGATTATGAACTCAATAGTTCATGCTTTTAAGAAAAAAGAAAAAGGTAAGATTATCATCAGTATTACACAAAACAACGATGAACTTATTATTGTATATACAGATAATGGGAAAGGCATTAAAAAAGAAAATCTGCACAAAATATTTGATCCATTTTTTACAACCAATAGAAACAATGGGGGGTCTGGTTTGGGATTAAATATTATTTATAATATTATTACCTCAAGATTCAAAGGAAATATTACGTGCAAGAGTACTGAAAACGAAGGTGCTGAATTTTTTATTCACTTAAAAGTATAAAAAATTCAACGATGTTAAGAAAAAAAGAATTTATTATTTAGCCTTAAATGTTTCTATATTTTTAGCCACTGCTTTAATAAGCCTAGTCCTAGCTTCTATACTTGCCCAGCCAATATGTGGAGTAAGAAGTAATTGTTCCTTGTTTTTTACTTTTAAGAGTGGGTTTGTGCTTAATATTGGTTCTTTTGAAACCACATCTATTCCACAATATATCTCTTGTTCATCAATAATTTTTGCTAAGTCTTTCTCATTAATAATTCCACCACGACCAAGATTTAATAAAATAGCCCCTTTTTTAATGCTCTTCATATTCTCATAATTTAATAAATCTTGAGTTTTATCATTTAAAGGGCAGTGAATTGAGATAATATCTGAGCTTCTAAGAAGTTCTTCTAAACTTACTTGTTTGTATTTACTGTTATTATTAGCTCCAGATGTAGAATAATATACGACTTCACAATCAAAAGCTTGGGCTTTTTTAGCAAGGTTTTCTCCGATATTTCCCAAACCAATGATTCCCAGTCTTTTTTTATCTAAATCATAAAAAGGTTCATCTATATGGGTAAAAATATCAGACTTTTCCCATTTACCATCATCTACATATTTTTTATAATACGAAAGTTTTTGTATAAAATGAAACATCATTGCAAAAGAGAGTTGTACTACTGATGACGTAGAATAACCTGCTACATTTTTAACTTCAATATTGGATTTTTTTGCATGTTCTAAATCCACATTATTCATACCCGTAGCACTTATACAAATTAGCTTTAAAGAACTTTTATCCATATGATCTTTAGTTATAATTACTTTATTCGTAATTACAATATCTGCATCTTTAATACGTTCTTGCACGTCTTTCTCTAAAGTAACATCATAAGAGATAAACTCTCCTAAATCCTTAAAAACATCTACCTTTGCATCAAAACCTAGGGTTGCACGATCTAACATTATTATCTTCATATTTTTTCCTAATTTTTTATTTACTTAAAGCCACTGAAATACCCATAGAAATAAGTACCGCACCTACTGTTCTATCAAACATTTTTCCAAAAGAATTAAAAAACTTTCTTACTTTGTTTTTTGAAAGAATTAAACTTAAACATACAAACCATAATGTTGTTGCCAACATTGCAAAAATTCCATAAAATATTTGTACACTCATTGGTGTACTTGGACTAATTACTACTGTAAACATAGAGATGAAAAATAAGGTAGCTTTTGGATTCAGGGCATTGCACAAAAAACCAAGTACAAAAGACTTTTTATCTGAAATATCACTGTAGTTTTGTACTTGCTGTTTTTTTAATTTTAAACCAGCTGATTTTAAACTTTGGTAACCAATATATATTAAATATGCAGCACCTAAATATTTAACAATAGAAAACAATAAAATCGATTGAGAGATAATAAAACCAATTCCCAATAATGTATAAATAATATGAACAGAAATTCCTAAACCAACACCAAAGCTAGCAATTACTGAAGAGCGTTTTCCATAAGTAATACTTTGTTTTAAAATCATTGCAAAATCAGGGCCAGGGGAAAGAAGCGCTAAAAGTAATGCAAAAGCAAAAATTAAAAATTCATTTAAGTACATAGTATATTCAAACATGTTTATCCTTTTTATTCTAAGCAGTGTAACATAAAATAATAGTCATCTGCTTTCTTATATCTTTGCATTTACTGTTTTTATTTCTTCTGTTTTTTGCTGTTTTTTGTGAATTTCTCTAAGACCTAAAAGAACCATTCCAATGCCAAATAGCACCAATAAATCTATACTCTCATCTAATAAAAAATATGAAATTACAACAGCACTTACAGGTACTAAATAAAATAAAGAAGCCACTTTAGAAATATTATTCTTTTTTATCATTAAATACAACAGAGATAAAGCCCCAATACTAACACCTATTGACATATAAAACAAAGCAATAAAAAAATCTTTGTTATATATAATATAACTTTCTTCTAAAAATAAAAAAGGTATTACTAAGAGCGAAGAACTTAATGTTCCAATAGCTCCCCCTGTAAATAAATTCATATTAGAACAATATTTTTTTTGATAAATATTTCCAAAGGATAATCCAATAAGTGCTACAAAAGCACAAAAAAGTGAAAGAATATTCAAATTCTGCGTATTTAATTTAAATAAAACAATACAAAACACACCAAAAAAAGCAATAAATAAACCTCTCCAAATATATTTATTAATACGTTCATTTAAATATTTTTGTGCTATTAATGTTACTAATAAAGGTTGTAGTGAAATAATTAAAGCGCATAAAGAAACGGATAAACCATAAGATAAAGCCAAATATACACCAATAGAAAAGGTTCCTACAGTTAACGTACCAGCAAATGCTATATGCAAAAATTCTTTTTGTGTTTTTGGCCAAGAACTTTTTAATAACAAAGAAAGAATAAATAAAATTAAAAAAGCAATAAAGAAACGAAGAATTAAAAATGCCATAGGACTTGCAAATGCTAAACCCATTTTAGTAAAAACAAAACCACTTCCATATAAAACAATAAAAACAAAAGGCATACTCAAACTTAGGTATTTCATATTCATTTCAACTCCTTGACTGTTTAGTCAAGAAATTATAGCACGATTAAACTATGCAGTCAAGTTTATACTCTAAGAGAATTTAAATACGCCTCTAGTTCACAAATACAGCTAGAAAATACAGCTAAGCTTTGAGATTTTTTACCTGTTCCTAAACAACCTTCAAAAGAAGCTACTACAAAAAGAGCAAGTGATTTACTGTTTTTATGTTGTATTTCTTTATTTTTTATGGCATTTTTCAATACTTCTTCTATAACTTCTTCAAATCTTAAATATACTTTTTCTAGGGCTGTTTTAAAATCTGCATCTTTGCAAGACAGTTCTTGTACTAAGTTATTTAATTTGCATCCATGGGCTACATCAAACTCTTTTCTGTTTTTAAAAATAAAAAGAAGTCCCTCAATAATATTATCTTCAAGTTCTAATAAAGTCTCATATTTTTTCATATTATTAGCTAAATTTATGTTTATACTTGCTAATACCAATTCTTTTTTTGATTTAAAAAAATGGTACATAGAACCCTTGTTCATATTTGCTTTTTTTAGTATTTTGTCAACAGAAGTGGCATGGTAACCATTTAAATAAATTTCCTCAAAAGCAATACTAAGAAGTTTTTCTTTGCTGTTCATGCTTATCCTTAATGTCTTTTTTGACCCTCTTTGGGAGGTGTAACTTCTTTTTGCAAATCATAAGATAAATTATTGAAAAACAATTCCCCATAATCTGTTGTTCTATTAATTGTTTCATAGGCTTGAACCAAAGTATTATTATATCTTAGCGCATCTTGTAAGATTTTGATAATTTTAATAGATTCTAAAAAATTCACATGTGAAGGAGCTTCTATAGGGGAGCTGTAATATTTATGCATACGCTCAACTAAGTTTTTATTTCTTATTTCTATAAAAACAGACTCAATGGGAGATTTGAAAAAGAGTATTTTTTGTTTAACATTAATAGATATATAAGTAGTCTCCATGCCATATATTTTTCTTGAAAAAGAATCAAAAAGAAAGAGTTTTTTATTATAGTTGTTATGAAATAGTTCATATATTAAGTCTAAAATTTTAACTTTTTCTTCTTTTTTGTAGAAATTTCCAATACTTGCAAAACAAAAACCTAAAATAGATTTAATAGAATACCACTCTGTTGTATCATAATCGTACCTCAGCATTTGTTTGATTCTTTTTTGTTTTAAGTCTTCAATATCTTTTGAGTTTTTTGTTCTATAAACTTTTTGCA encodes:
- a CDS encoding D-2-hydroxyacid dehydrogenase — translated: MKIIMLDRATLGFDAKVDVFKDLGEFISYDVTLEKDVQERIKDADIVITNKVIITKDHMDKSSLKLICISATGMNNVDLEHAKKSNIEVKNVAGYSTSSVVQLSFAMMFHFIQKLSYYKKYVDDGKWEKSDIFTHIDEPFYDLDKKRLGIIGLGNIGENLAKKAQAFDCEVVYYSTSGANNNSKYKQVSLEELLRSSDIISIHCPLNDKTQDLLNYENMKSIKKGAILLNLGRGGIINEKDLAKIIDEQEIYCGIDVVSKEPILSTNPLLKVKNKEQLLLTPHIGWASIEARTRLIKAVAKNIETFKAK
- a CDS encoding LysE family transporter, which encodes MYLNEFLIFAFALLLALLSPGPDFAMILKQSITYGKRSSVIASFGVGLGISVHIIYTLLGIGFIISQSILLFSIVKYLGAAYLIYIGYQSLKSAGLKLKKQQVQNYSDISDKKSFVLGFLCNALNPKATLFFISMFTVVISPSTPMSVQIFYGIFAMLATTLWFVCLSLILSKNKVRKFFNSFGKMFDRTVGAVLISMGISVALSK
- a CDS encoding DMT family transporter encodes the protein MNMKYLSLSMPFVFIVLYGSGFVFTKMGLAFASPMAFLILRFFIAFLILFILSLLLKSSWPKTQKEFLHIAFAGTLTVGTFSIGVYLALSYGLSVSLCALIISLQPLLVTLIAQKYLNERINKYIWRGLFIAFFGVFCIVLFKLNTQNLNILSLFCAFVALIGLSFGNIYQKKYCSNMNLFTGGAIGTLSSSLLVIPFLFLEESYIIYNKDFFIALFYMSIGVSIGALSLLYLMIKKNNISKVASLFYLVPVSAVVISYFLLDESIDLLVLFGIGMVLLGLREIHKKQQKTEEIKTVNAKI
- a CDS encoding TetR/AcrR family transcriptional regulator produces the protein MNSKEKLLSIAFEEIYLNGYHATSVDKILKKANMNKGSMYHFFKSKKELVLASININLANNMKKYETLLELEDNIIEGLLFIFKNRKEFDVAHGCKLNNLVQELSCKDADFKTALEKVYLRFEEVIEEVLKNAIKNKEIQHKNSKSLALFVVASFEGCLGTGKKSQSLAVFSSCICELEAYLNSLRV